From a single Alkalihalophilus pseudofirmus genomic region:
- a CDS encoding iron-sulfur cluster assembly scaffold protein — protein sequence MYNDKICDHFMNPRNIGVLEKPDYIVEIGNPICGDTIHLYLEVKSKKVTDIKFQAYGCTGSIATASILSEVIKGSTFEEISSYNKEFVTESLGELEPSQMHCIDIGINILSYSSEPWKHIKVKTDYLVEEGELVE from the coding sequence ATGTATAATGATAAGATTTGTGATCATTTCATGAACCCTAGAAATATCGGTGTATTGGAAAAACCTGATTATATAGTGGAAATTGGAAATCCTATTTGCGGGGATACTATTCATCTATATTTAGAAGTGAAGAGTAAGAAAGTTACCGATATAAAATTTCAGGCGTATGGTTGTACAGGATCCATTGCAACAGCTAGCATCCTTTCAGAAGTAATTAAAGGTAGTACATTTGAAGAAATCAGTTCGTACAATAAAGAATTTGTTACTGAATCTTTAGGGGAATTAGAGCCTTCTCAAATGCATTGTATTGATATTGGAATCAATATACTTAGTTATTCTTCTGAACCTTGGAAGCACATTAAAGTGAAAACTGATTATTTAGTTGAAGAAGGTGAGCTGGTTGAATAG
- a CDS encoding LuxE family acyl-protein synthetase — protein MEFVTTIKEAGLSPVNTLIGSASELYKLPYETACELKGQVIAENFKHHYENNDFYRDACLKKGVTPEDVKGFEDLTKIPLIPVGTFKQCDSHLLLTSKMTDIEFEMRSTGTSGIPSVSRRDVKTMDNASDGIIKMYREFFQASRGMGLFLFPPTEEMPEMGMVKVLNVFAGLFDGSVNLVKKVSFNPQEAVERLNNWEGMHTRHIVGPPFLIHRLLKYLMDNDIKLKLDNKSFIVTLGGWKRFTGQQISREEFNKRCEEYLGVKQSNVRDMYGLVEANMLAIECDQHKKHMPPWVHISIRNPKNVLEEVNPGERGVIAIFDPTSTSYPGFILTEDVGYIHTDEACTCGRSGQMLHYISRLPGVEVGCCAINLEKYIEENEEKMKKMAGELEHV, from the coding sequence ATGGAATTTGTAACTACTATTAAAGAAGCGGGTCTTTCACCAGTAAATACATTAATCGGTAGTGCAAGTGAACTATACAAGCTACCCTATGAAACTGCCTGTGAATTAAAAGGGCAAGTAATTGCTGAAAATTTCAAGCATCACTATGAGAACAATGATTTTTATAGAGACGCTTGTTTGAAAAAAGGTGTTACTCCTGAGGATGTAAAAGGATTTGAAGATTTAACTAAGATTCCTTTAATTCCAGTAGGGACATTTAAACAATGTGACTCACACCTTCTACTAACTTCTAAAATGACAGATATTGAGTTTGAAATGAGAAGTACTGGAACAAGCGGTATTCCAAGTGTGTCACGAAGAGATGTAAAGACCATGGATAACGCTAGTGATGGCATTATTAAAATGTATAGAGAATTCTTCCAAGCATCTAGAGGAATGGGACTATTCTTATTCCCTCCTACTGAAGAGATGCCTGAAATGGGTATGGTTAAAGTATTAAATGTATTTGCAGGTTTATTTGATGGTAGTGTGAACCTAGTTAAAAAAGTTTCATTTAATCCACAAGAAGCTGTAGAGCGTCTAAATAACTGGGAAGGTATGCATACTCGTCATATTGTAGGGCCACCATTCTTAATTCATAGATTACTAAAGTATTTGATGGATAATGACATAAAATTAAAACTTGATAATAAGAGTTTTATTGTGACTTTAGGTGGGTGGAAAAGGTTTACTGGACAACAAATTTCAAGAGAAGAATTCAATAAGCGTTGTGAAGAGTATTTAGGCGTGAAGCAAAGTAATGTACGTGACATGTATGGTTTAGTAGAAGCAAACATGCTTGCTATCGAATGCGATCAGCATAAAAAACATATGCCGCCTTGGGTACATATTTCTATAAGAAATCCTAAGAATGTTCTAGAGGAGGTAAACCCTGGAGAGAGAGGGGTTATAGCTATATTTGATCCTACCTCTACTTCATACCCAGGATTTATCTTAACTGAGGATGTCGGGTATATTCATACTGATGAAGCATGTACATGTGGACGTTCAGGTCAAATGCTTCATTATATTTCAAGATTACCAGGAGTCGAAGTAGGTTGTTGTGCAATAAATCTTGAAAAATATATTGAAGAAAATGAAGAGAAAATGAAAAAAATGGCTGGTGAACTGGAACATGTATAA
- a CDS encoding cysteine desulfurase family protein has translation MNRTAYLDNNATTPLREPVLNKMLPYLKDSYGNPSALYNLGKAAKEAVIQARKNVAALIDSEEEQVIFTSGGSEANSTILKGYCLGKKKKKGHVIISSIEHPAVLRACDYLKSEHDYEVTILPISSSGIVNVFDLRNSIQKNTVLVSIMMINNELGSIQPIMQIGEICEEEGIHFHCDAVQAVGKLSISVKELRVNSLSLSAHKFGGPKGIGALFINDKESVIPLIHGGGQEFDFRSGTENVAGIVGLGAAASIINNEIEKVTQHFFELRDEFLKGLSSLEEWEINGNLDLSYPSTLNVSFKHIRGEALATMLNLHGISISIGSACSSSSPKQSHVLTSLGLDDQTIKSSVRFSFGYQTTVDEVRYAAETCIKVVNQLRSLSTQHI, from the coding sequence TTGAATAGAACAGCTTATCTTGATAACAATGCAACTACACCACTTAGAGAGCCAGTGCTGAACAAAATGCTGCCATATTTGAAGGATTCCTACGGGAATCCTTCAGCTTTATACAATCTAGGTAAAGCAGCTAAAGAAGCGGTTATACAAGCCAGGAAAAATGTTGCTGCTTTAATTGACTCAGAAGAAGAGCAAGTTATCTTTACGTCTGGTGGTTCTGAAGCTAATTCAACAATTTTAAAAGGCTATTGCTTAGGGAAGAAAAAAAAGAAGGGTCATGTGATAATTTCTTCTATTGAGCACCCAGCCGTATTAAGAGCATGTGATTACTTAAAGTCTGAACATGATTATGAAGTAACAATATTGCCTATTAGTTCTAGTGGGATAGTCAATGTGTTCGATTTAAGAAATAGCATTCAAAAGAACACCGTTTTGGTTAGCATTATGATGATTAACAATGAGTTAGGCAGTATACAACCAATTATGCAAATAGGAGAAATTTGCGAAGAGGAAGGTATACATTTTCATTGTGATGCTGTTCAAGCAGTGGGTAAACTATCTATTTCAGTTAAAGAGTTAAGAGTGAACAGCCTTTCTTTATCCGCACATAAATTCGGTGGTCCTAAAGGGATAGGGGCACTATTTATTAATGATAAAGAAAGTGTGATTCCTCTCATTCATGGTGGGGGTCAAGAATTTGATTTTAGATCTGGAACTGAAAATGTAGCGGGAATAGTAGGTTTAGGGGCAGCGGCATCAATAATAAACAATGAAATAGAAAAGGTCACCCAACATTTTTTTGAATTGAGAGATGAATTCTTGAAAGGTTTGAGCAGTTTAGAGGAATGGGAGATAAACGGCAATTTAGATTTATCTTATCCCTCTACCTTAAATGTTTCTTTTAAGCATATAAGAGGAGAAGCACTTGCAACAATGTTAAATCTACATGGTATTTCAATATCTATTGGTTCAGCATGCAGTAGTTCTTCTCCAAAACAATCTCACGTATTAACTTCATTAGGGCTAGATGATCAAACAATAAAAAGTTCAGTTAGGTTTAGCTTTGGATACCAAACTACAGTAGATGAAGTAAGGTATGCTGCTGAAACTTGTATTAAAGTTGTAAACCAGCTTCGATCACTTTCAACACAACATATATAA